CTGATGGGAAACTGAAAGACTGATGGCTGGAGATCACAGTTAGCTAAGGTAATAGTAGTTATGATTTAGTTCTCCTGGTTtgatttccctttttcccttttcacAGATACATCTCATAGGCCTGTGATTCGAGTGACTTTGGGCTAGTTACATGGTAGTTTTGTTAGGTAACAAGAATAGTTTAGTCATGGAATGACATTATTTTGCTTTCCCACTTAGCTTAAAAGATGATGACAGTGGAGACCATGATCAGAATGAAGaaaacagcacacagaaagatggtgagaaggaaaaaacagaacGAGACAAGAGCCAGAGCAGCGGCAAGAGGAAGGTATGTTCTGGGTTGTAGTCCAGGTTGGTTGTCTCATGCAGTCTGTTTATCTGAAGAAAGCAGATTAACTTGATGGCAGGTGCTCTTTTGGACTATTTGATTTGTTCTAAAAACAAAAGGTTGAGGGGGCTGAAGAGACTTCTTTCCACGTGCtcttgtgcacatatgtacacatgctcaTGAACACAAACAACACATAGAGGCACCAAAAGATTGTGAGTCAAGGGATACTGCTTCATGGGAGGGTATACGGCTTTGGATTCAGTCCCTAGAACTGAACAAAACGGGGAAAGgtatggagagggagggagagagtaaaAAAGAGTCCATGGGTGACTGGGTATGACCAAAACCTGGTGGATGCACGTATGGGAACGTCACAGTGAAATCCTTAGTATGCATTTATAAtcacaagttttaaaaatagtgGAATGGTTAGAGTTCATTTTGGAACTTTGAACTTCCTCTTGTTGTCAGGTCTTGGGGTGCTGCCTTGCTTTATAGTATCCTCATGTGAGATGAGTCAGGGTTCCCAACTGGGGCTTCTTTAAAGCCTGTTGAGTAATCAGTCCTGCACATTCCTATTTTAGACTCTTCAGTTAACAGTAGTACACACTGAAAAGTGGCGTGGGATAGAGAGAATTTAGGGAATGAAAGATAAGTGGATCAAATTTTCAATATTATAACCCTGTTTATCTGATAATCCTGAATACCTGCCAAATATAAGCATTTTCTGCTAGGTGGTAAGAAGTCACAAAAgtgtgggcggtggtggcgcacgcctttaatcccagcacttaggaggcagaggcaggcggatctctgtgagtttgaggctatcgtGATCTACATAGggtgttccaggatagccaggacatCGCAGAGaagccctgggggggggggggttggtggtggatagataggtaggtaggtaggtaggtaggtaggtaggtaggtaggtaggtaggtagataaaatGACAAGGGTGAGGGAGCCTGTGGATCAAGGAGCTCGTGTTCACTGAGCACTCACTCTGTGTTGGGCCATACCCAAGCACTCTGTGCTTCTAGTTCATTTGTTCTTCACAGTGACCCTCTGAGGTGGTTATTGTTATTTCCTCCACCTTGCAGATAGGGAGCTGAGGCACAAGCGGGTTAAGCAACCTGCCAGTCTTTTGTGATGAATGCTGAGGGGGCAGTACTTGGAGTGGGCACGTGTTGAGATAATGAATGCCCATGGTAttagaagaaaggcagaaagttGTGTCACAGCAACGTAAAATCATCTAACCGCTAAAGGATGTACTATGAGCAGACTCTACCGCACTCAAGTAATTGAGATTATCTTCAGTTGTGGATGTGGGAAGGAATTCCtccccttttttggggggtgttcaagacagggttcctctgtgtagccatggctggccaggaacttagTCTGTcgaccaaggtggcctcaaactcacagatctgtctgcccctcccccccagtgctggaattaagggtttgtaccaccaccatgtttaGTAGGTGTGACGCTGTAAAATGTTTAGTAGGAGCCGGGCAGtagcccttaatctcagcactcggggaaAGGAgtgggggcaggcagatctctgagttcaaggccagcctggtgtacagagcaagttccaggacagagtccaaagctacacagagaaaccccgtctcaaaaaaaaaaaaaaaaaaagtgtgtgtgtgtcttaggaaTTAGAGAAATGGCTTATCAGACgcaaacctgatgatctgaggGAAGACCAaaccctgaaagttgtcctctgacctccacacacacaccatggcatgcatattCCCACATTCTGTCTTttgcacatatacaaatatatcatTATACACGTATAATgataatcataatttaaaaaacaaggtgCTGGCcgggtagttttggtgcatgcctttaatcccagcactcgggaggcagagccaggtgggtctctgtgaatttgaggccagcctggtctacagagtgagatccaggacaggcaccaaagctccacagagaaaccctgtctcgaaaaacaaacaaaaaagaggtgctgaagagatgatttagtagttaagagtacttgctcttcttacagaagaccagagtttggttctcagcacccatgccagATAGTTGCaagcccccttctggcctctgcaagcacccacatgcatacatgcgtgtgtgcatatatacacgcacaaatttaaaaaataaataaataaattttataaaaagggCAGTAGGGTCAATGTTTGTGACAATGCCATGAACTAACTTACCTTCCTTACTTCCCAGGCTGTTGTCCCTGGACCAGCAGAACATCCCCTGCAGTACAACTACACCTTTTGGTACTCGAGGAGAACCCCCGGCCGTCCCACCAGCTCACAGAGCTACGAGCAGAACATCAAGCAGATTGGCACCTTTGCCTCTGTGAGTGCTTAATCTGGTGGGCTGTGCCTTGGCATGGCGCTCACACCTGCATTCTGTCTCTGCTGGTTTCCTCACTTGACTGGCTTACCCTCCCAAGGTCATGTTTGTTTAACTCCCAGGGTTATTAGCAGACATCCATTGGTAACATTTAGGTAATCTAAGTATGGGAATGGTAGTTTTGATCAGAAAGgcataatacaaaaataaaaacggGTTTGGGTttgaggttttttattttattgagtccTTATATACAGAGTGTCATAAGAGagacacagttttgttttttttttgtatatgataCCTGTCCTCATGAAATTGAATTCTGATAAATTTGTGGATGTCATCAATACAGAGTGCTTGGGCTCCTTCTCACCACAgcccacccttcccttccctcctggtTCTATATACATTTGTAAATTCAGAGACCCTGACTACATACAACTAACACCAGTGTGTCATGTTCAACAAAGATTTTCCTGCACCACTGTATGCTCTTATGTTCAGTCTGCAGAATCAGTTTTCTGAGAGTGGGTCTTGCTGTGGAACCCAGCTGGCATGGAGCTTGCCATAGTCCtgtctggaatgctgggattacagatgtgagctaccacacccagtttatccATTTATTTCTAACACAGACACCATCAGAGAAGTTTGATTATCTGCTGTGTGTTAGACTAGTTTTCAAGTACAGTGGCAGCTGTGGTGTTAGGAACAACTGGTTAAACATTAGGAGGATCAGAGGAGGAACTGGGAAAGACATTTTCATTCAGGGTTCTGTTAAATTACTTTGGAATAACTGATTATGCCTTATATTTTTCTATCCTATatagaaaaaatgtaaaaaaagaaatgtgagttTACCTCAAGGAAACGGGGAAGGgggtatgttttcttttcttatggCATTAAGAGGTTTGCCACCAACACCCTCAGTATTCACTGAACAAATGATAGAGCCTAAAGTTTGCTGTCATAATCCATGACACTAAGAAATGacctgtggccaggcagtggtggcccatgtctttaatcccagcactcaggaggcagaggcagttggatctctgagttggaggccagccaggtgtACAGAGCgatctccaggacagccagggctacacagagaaaccccgtctcattggaaaacctaagagaaagaaggaaagaaatggcctCCCAGAGAAGTAATGATGacatgaattcttttttaaattcaaagcAATAGTTTGGTGTTTGGGGTTTTGAttgttttgttcttattgttttttgtttgcttgtttgtttttcgagactgtttctctgtgaaacagttctgcctgtcctggatctcaatctgtaaaccgggctggcctcgaactcacagagatctgcctgcctctgcttcccaagtgctgggattaaagtcatgtgccatcaccgcccaacttcagtgtgtttttttttcaaagttttttgtcttctttttctttcccccatttcctttcctcccctcccccactcctttctgagacagagtctcactatgcctagaagtcactatgtagaccaggctggcctgaactcacaagatcttcctgcctctgccaccacatCTGTCCTAAAGAtctatttttttacttttgtttatgtgtatatatgcacccATGCTTGTGGgtcccctcagaggccagaagagggcattggattccctagaaccagagttacaggtggtatgagcctctttttttttttttttttttaagatttatttatttttttatatgagtgctctatGTGCATGtacagatcccactatagatggttgtgagccaccatgtgagggctgaactcaggccctctggaagagcagccagtactcttaaccgctgagccacctctccagtccggTAGGAGCCTcttgttgtgggtgctggggatcaaactccagtCGTCTGGAAGCACAAGCAAatactcttcaccactgagtcatctctccagccccaaaagatGTCTTTTCAAAAGTTCCACTTCAAGCCAAAAACCCTGTTGGCTGCCTCAGAACAGAGGCTCAGAAAGGACCTCTCAGAGCCGTTACAGCTCCTCTTCTCATACACTGGAGAAGGTGGGATCCATCCAGCACAGGGCCAGAGGCCGGCACAGGGCCAGAGGCCGGCACAGggtgtgattttgtttgttttgagacaaggtcttgctagaCTTTAGTCTGGCTTGGAACTTGTGAATCTCTTGCCTTAGCAGCTTCCTGAGAAAGCCACCCATAAACCACATTCTCAGCACTAGacttctgctcttgcagaggacgcgaattcagttcccagcacccatgtcaggcggctcacaacttcctgtaatgccagctccagggatccttctgGCCTTGCGGGCATGTGCACAagtgcacagatacacagacacacacacataattaaaaataaactgtagctagagttttcctgcctggcccacagtcaggacaaatctctctcacctgccagtcccacagtcactcagacccaaccaagtaaacacagagacttatattgcttacaaactgtatggccgtggcagggttcttgctaactgttcttatagcttaaattaatccatttccataaatctataccttgccacttggctcgttgcttactggcatcttcacatgcggcttgtcctgtCGGTGGCTGGCActgactccctctgtcttcctgttctctccattctctctgtttgtcccgcctatacttcctgcctagccactggccaatcagtgttttatttattgaccaatcagagcaatacatttgccatacagaacatcccacagcaataaatcTTGTTTAAAACAAGACATCTTTCAAAGTTTAGATCCCCTGATCTGGTGCTACAGTCAGTTGTAGGCTgcttgatgtgagtgctgggaattgaatttagcTCTTTAGGAAGAGCAGTgtgtacttttaaccactgagatctttctccagccccttaatgcTATTTCTTAAGCTGTTTATTTTATCTCTCTTGTGGCTTGGATACAAATTTGTATATTGTGCCTGAGGTAAGATCTAGAGACCTAACCATCAAATGATTCTTGCCTAAGGAATTAATATATTTTGTCCTCACTATACCCCTCTATTCCTAGTTCATAATAAGCCTTGGTTCTCATGAGCTTAGTTTTCTCAATTGTTAGGGTGGGTAAAAGTTTAGATTACTCCTCACTGTATATGTATGACCACTTAATATTCCAAATTACTGTATGTACAGATAGGCCTAGCAGTTGCAGAGACGAGGTACTGCATCCAAATCCTGTAGATGGCATTAGTTTCTGACTTTGAAAGGTATAGGACATTTCACATGTTCTGTTCTGGAGGGCAGCTGGAGAGAACAGCTATTTCTGTGATAGGAGGTCAGTTTCTCTTGCTGTCTGGATTTAACAGGGGCCCGAGTCTCTGCCAGTGTCTGTGTTCTGCTCCACAGTCTTGTTGAGAGTGGTGTTGACCGTTAGCAGTAGTTACTCCTGCTCCATGTCTCTACTCCTAAGGTTCCTCTTTACTGCTAGTGCCCGCAAGTGTCCTCTGTAGATCACAGGGACCAGAGTGATGATGGTGAGCTTGGGGTGTGGTGTTGTTCTGTTGATAGTGTGTGTACACCTGCTAAGTGTCtacagcagagggcatcagaccccctggtgTTGTGTtgataggcagttgtgagccactcagtatgggtgctaggagctgaactcaggtcctttgggaagagcagcaagtcctcttaaccaccgAGTGTCTGGATTCCCAGCcctttgttggttggttgtttttgaagCAGCGTCTCACCGTGTAGCTCTGTCTGGGTGATCCCAATCCCCTAGTTCCTGAATACTGGAATTATAAGTGTATAAACacattggaaaaaaatagaaatctagTTTTCTTCAGAAATTTAAGGTAAATCAAGGAGAAACATAATCTTTGCAGCTGAGAGGAGGGCTAGAAACCCTAgccctgggccagcctgggctacagtgagagagcctgtttgaataaaaagaaaaaagttagatTTGGCTAAATGAGTATATGCAGGCGCAGTCCTGTGGTGCTGATACACCTCAGACAGAAGGGTTTCAGTTGTGCAAAGAGCAGATGCTGGTGGGAGGCGATGTAGTCACAGGCCACAGTGACTTTCACCTCTTCAAAGAAGGAATTAAACCtgtggtggttgtgagctgccatgtgcatgctaggaattgaatctaggtcctctggaaggtcaACCAGTGTACTTGACCCTGAGCCAGCCCTTCAGCTCCAGAGTTTATCCTTGTAGTCCAAGTGTTGtatgttgtatttttgttttgttttgcttttccctTTGATTAAACGGTATTAGCCAGACATAGTAGTGCATACTTATATAAGAAACCTTTCtcaaaccaaataaaatatatgatagaATTTTTTCTAATATGCTTTTCTTTCTACCTTGCTCCAAATGAAATGTGTCTCCTAAAGAAGATAGCTGAGGCAGGGTGCCTCCCGTGTCTTTGTTCTCAGTAACACAGCTTTGTGTacattcaaagaagagataaagtTCTTGTACTCTTGGCTCTTATTTCTGCAGGTGGAGCAGTTCTGGAAGTTTTACAGCCACATGGTACGTCCTGGGGACCTGACAGGCCACAGTGACTTTCATCTCTTCAAAGAAGGAATTAAACCTATGTGGGAGGTGAGGACTGAGGCCTCTGACTACTTTTGAGAGCagatgtgttttctcttttctttcttgcttttttttaacaTAAGCCCTACCAGGATTAAAACAGTTGTGAAGTTTTCTCTCAAAGCTGTAGCACTATTGATAAATCTTGGGAGTCTGTACCCTAGGGAAGGGCTATGGCTGCAGGGTGGCTTTAAAGATGGCGCTGTTTTAGTTACTACTGTGTTGCTataagagacactgtgaccaaagcaacaTGAGACAAAACATTTATCTGGGGCTGGCTTTcagtttcacaggtttagtcctttatcatggCGGGGAACGTGATGGCATGCAGGAggggctggagcagtagctaaatatcctgatccataggcagagagagagagagactctgggcttggcatgggcttttgaaaccccagcACCCCACCAACCTTACACTTACACAGCACActtactctaacaaagccacacctcttaatccttctaatcctttcaagtgTGCCCCGCCCTGGTGCCTGTGAATCAGATCTGTGAgcctacggggggggggggggggggggggggaggcattcttattcagaccattGTAGATGCTGTCCCTTAAATGGTGTTATTACAGGGTAGAAAGCCTTTTAAATGTCCTGTTCCCATAGAActcatgcctgtgtgtatgtggacatgtAATGCATTTGCTTAGTAGACAGAGAgttaaagaaataggaaaaaaacctGAAGAGTAACAGAAAACCCAGCCGTGAGCTCTGTGATTTCTTTTCAGAGCTGTTACTCAATTGCACTTTTGGGCACCACATGCTCCAGTGCCAGAGCAGTTTCCTAAACGTTGTAGATGTCAAACCCTTCACTTGGATACAGTCAGCCCTTCTTGTTCACATGCCCCTGGCTGCAGCCGCCTTCCTCCCAGTGCtctccacatcctcactgctGCACATGTGAAGTGTTTCTGAGGTTTCTAgccatgtgctctctctctcaccGTCTTTTGTTACAGTAGCACTGTTACAGTAGTGCTCAGTAGACTGTGTGACTGTGATTAATTGGTTGTCTGTCTCCTCTACTAAATTGTTAAGATCTGAGCTTCTGTCTCTGTACTTGGTACTTGGTGACAGTCAGCTTTTAGCAAATGGTGATTATGGTCTGTGTTTGAAATGTGACATTATTTTACTTTGATTCCTAAAATAGTTCTGGTAAAAGTGGATTCTTTTGAtgggcggtggcggtgcacgcctctaatcccagctcttgggaggcagaggcaggcggatctctgtgagttcgaggccatcctggtctacagagcgagatccaggacaggcaccaaaactacacagagaaaccctgtctgggggtggggtgggggggagaagtggattctttttaaaacatctctttattaaaaaaaaaaaatgatgtagaTCAAGGACAAGGATGCCTGCCCTTTTTTGTCCTATTTCTTCTCTCAGCAACATTGAAATGCCGTTGAGTTGGGAAGTGCCCAGGCTTCCCTGCTCTTGAGAGGTGTTTGGTATTCAGAGCTGACGGACACGGTGGACCGGTATTGATGCTTTCTGTCTTCCTGTAGGACGATGCAAACAAAAACGGTGGCAAGTGGATCATTCGACTGCGGAAGGGCTTAGCGTCCCGCTGCTGGGAGAATCTCATCCTGGCCATGTTGGGGGAGCAGTTCATGGTTGGGGAGGAGATCTGCGGGGCTGTGGTCTCTGTCCGCTTTCAGGTAAGTCAGCCAGGCCACTGTTCTTTcttgtgctgctgctgctactctGATGGCTGCTTCTGGCTGGTTTGATCATTCACTCTGTTCCTCCCTTAGGAGGACATTATTTCTATATGGAATAAGACTGCCAGCGACCAAGCAACCACAGCCCGAATCCGGGATACTCTTCGGCGCGTGCTTAACCTACCTCCCAACACCATTATGGAATACAAAACTCACACCGACAGCATCAAGTACGTGTTGGGGGGCTTGGGGGGGACAGGTCCCTGAGCTTAGCAGAAGTAGCTCCATAGTTGGGCCCAGGCGCATGTGGTCATACGTGACTTTGACTTGTGGAGTAGAGAAGCAGCAGCCCCTCCAGGGTTTGGCCCCTTGCTGAAGTTCTTGTAGTGAGGCTCCAGGGCCTGCTGTGAGGTGTGGGGAGCAGAGAGCCTTCTGCAGAACCCGTTTTCCTGCCTGGGCTGGCTTCATTTTACAGGCTGCCTTGTCTTTCCTGTGCTAACCACTGTTTTACAATGAAAGACAAAGCTCTTTCAGAGGTTTTTTCATGgctgtttttaaagacaatttcATTGAATAATAAACTCCTCTTCCCTGCCCACCCTGACCCCACCTTTGCATGTCTGTTGAACCTTTTAGCTTTAGTCTGTTTTCTTGTCTTGGGAGATTGACTTCTTCTCAGGGATGGTGACTCCACTTTCTGTGGTAGAGTTGAAGTCTAGAGGAAGCAGGGTAGATtgtga
The window above is part of the Peromyscus maniculatus bairdii isolate BWxNUB_F1_BW_parent chromosome 13, HU_Pman_BW_mat_3.1, whole genome shotgun sequence genome. Proteins encoded here:
- the Eif4e2 gene encoding eukaryotic translation initiation factor 4E type 2 isoform X4, with the translated sequence MNNKFDALKDDDSGDHDQNEENSTQKDGEKEKTERDKSQSSGKRKAVVPGPAEHPLQYNYTFWYSRRTPGRPTSSQSYEQNIKQIGTFASVEQFWKFYSHMVRPGDLTGHSDFHLFKEGIKPMWEDDANKNGGKWIIRLRKGLASRCWENLILAMLGEQFMVGEEICGAVVSVRFQEDIISIWNKTASDQATTARIRDTLRRVLNLPPNTIMEYKTHTDSIKDNSSFRNTKITL
- the Eif4e2 gene encoding eukaryotic translation initiation factor 4E type 2 isoform X3 encodes the protein MNNKFDALKDDDSGDHDQNEENSTQKDGEKEKTERDKSQSSGKRKAVVPGPAEHPLQYNYTFWYSRRTPGRPTSSQSYEQNIKQIGTFASVEQFWKFYSHMVRPGDLTGHSDFHLFKEGIKPMWEDDANKNGGKWIIRLRKGLASRCWENLILAMLGEQFMVGEEICGAVVSVRFQEDIISIWNKTASDQATTARIRDTLRRVLNLPPNTIMEYKTHTDSIKAWEEFHGLVNSSGR
- the Eif4e2 gene encoding eukaryotic translation initiation factor 4E type 2 isoform X1, which gives rise to MNNKFDALKDDDSGDHDQNEENSTQKDGEKEKTERDKSQSSGKRKAVVPGPAEHPLQYNYTFWYSRRTPGRPTSSQSYEQNIKQIGTFASVEQFWKFYSHMVRPGDLTGHSDFHLFKEGIKPMWEDDANKNGGKWIIRLRKGLASRCWENLILAMLGEQFMVGEEICGAVVSVRFQEDIISIWNKTASDQATTARIRDTLRRVLNLPPNTIMEYKTHTDSIKMPGRLGPQRLLFQNLWKPRLNVP
- the Eif4e2 gene encoding eukaryotic translation initiation factor 4E type 2 isoform X5: MSLKDDDSGDHDQNEENSTQKDGEKEKTERDKSQSSGKRKAVVPGPAEHPLQYNYTFWYSRRTPGRPTSSQSYEQNIKQIGTFASVEQFWKFYSHMVRPGDLTGHSDFHLFKEGIKPMWEDDANKNGGKWIIRLRKGLASRCWENLILAMLGEQFMVGEEICGAVVSVRFQEDIISIWNKTASDQATTARIRDTLRRVLNLPPNTIMEYKTHTDSIKAWEEFHGLVNSSGR
- the Eif4e2 gene encoding eukaryotic translation initiation factor 4E type 2 isoform X6, which codes for MSLKDDDSGDHDQNEENSTQKDGEKEKTERDKSQSSGKRKAVVPGPAEHPLQYNYTFWYSRRTPGRPTSSQSYEQNIKQIGTFASVEQFWKFYSHMVRPGDLTGHSDFHLFKEGIKPMWEDDANKNGGKWIIRLRKGLASRCWENLILAMLGEQFMVGEEICGAVVSVRFQEDIISIWNKTASDQATTARIRDTLRRVLNLPPNTIMEYKTHTDSIKDNSSFRNTKITL
- the Eif4e2 gene encoding eukaryotic translation initiation factor 4E type 2 isoform X2, with amino-acid sequence MSLKDDDSGDHDQNEENSTQKDGEKEKTERDKSQSSGKRKAVVPGPAEHPLQYNYTFWYSRRTPGRPTSSQSYEQNIKQIGTFASVEQFWKFYSHMVRPGDLTGHSDFHLFKEGIKPMWEDDANKNGGKWIIRLRKGLASRCWENLILAMLGEQFMVGEEICGAVVSVRFQEDIISIWNKTASDQATTARIRDTLRRVLNLPPNTIMEYKTHTDSIKMPGRLGPQRLLFQNLWKPRLNVP